The Peromyscus maniculatus bairdii isolate BWxNUB_F1_BW_parent chromosome 15, HU_Pman_BW_mat_3.1, whole genome shotgun sequence DNA segment GGGCGGTGCCCTACCTGAACAACCTGGTAGCCGAGCAAGCGCAGGTGCCTCTGCTTAATGGCCTCTCTCCCCAGCAGGCGGTTACTGTTGGAGCAGAAGCGCTGCGGCCCGTCGATGCACAGTGCCACCCTGAGAGAGCAAAAGCAACTGTGAGTCAGGGATCACGTCAAGTATCTGGCTTTAGTTGTCAGGGATCCTTTGAACTTGTCTGTTCCTGTGTCTGTTATTATCTAAGGAATCATGAACAGACTGTCCTTTAGTCTGTTGGTAAAACATTTAACACTATTACTGTTTACCAAGTGAAGGGGATTTTCCAAACATAAGCTCagttttttgttccttttattgaaaataaattcttttctcacaACACATCCTGattacagcttcccctccctccattcctctcagctccttcccaaCCTCCCCTGTCCccctggtgcagacccgtgccggccctgtgcctgctgcctcaGTCCTGTGAAGTCCAGTATTTTAATTTCCAGAACCATTCTTCTCTATCTGAAGAAAAGCATCCATTTGCTAACTTAACTcttcaactttatttatttatttatttatttatttattttcgtttttcgagacagggtttccctgtgtagctttgcgcctttcctggaactcactctgtagaccaggctggcctcaaactcacagagatctgcctgcttctgcctcccgagtgctgggattaaaggcgtgcgccaccaccgcctggctattaaCTCTTAAGCTTTAAACCCACAACTTTCTTTACCTTTTATGGACATCCTCATCCACTGTAAATGGTAATACAAATCCATCTTCATCTAATTTAATTTCAACATCtggcaaaagaagaaaggaaaaattcctCGTGTGATACCCTCAACAACATTATCTTCCTGCGTTCCTTGTGCTGGTTTCATTTCTTCCATATTGCCTTTATCAGAGGGCTGAGGCTGCAAAGTAATGGCCACAACCAACCGTGAGAACAGTTGCCTATAGACTAAGAGCCCTATAGACTAAGCAAGCCAGCTGTGAACTAAGAAGTCTCAATTACTCTGAAACAGAGTGGTGTTTCAAGAGCTCTACAGCATGCTGAGAACCACGTACATGCTCCTCTTCCTCATGTAACAAAGGCCTGAACCTTTCAATCCCGAGTGAAGAGAACCCTCTAGTGAAGCTGGCACCAGGCAGCGGCAGCCCTCGCCTGCACCTACAGGTCCGCTCTCCTCCCGTGTACGCAAAGCACCCCACCCCGTGACACGTGGctcacacgcatgtgcacatccccttcctcccctctcagaCACTAGCATCCATTCTGTAAAAAGAGCCCAGCAAAAGGAGGACACGAGATGTGTCCACGAACTGCTGTCTTTTGTgtgactattttctttttctcaacaaCCTGAAGGAACAGCTGGGGCAGAGGGCCAAGGGCTCCTCCACAAGCACTGTCCACCAGGACTGCAGCAGACGAGGATCCACACCAACGCCATCTATGTCGTCATCTAGAAGCCAAGTGTGTCTACGGCCACCTGAAATGTGGCCAGTGACCGTGTGCTGAGGAACTCGTATTTAAATGGCTTTGTAGATTATAGGTACTGCAGAGAGCAGAGGCCTAAATGACAAAGCCGCACTTACTATCTTACttcgtccgtccgtccgtccgtccgtcagTCCCTGACACAGCTCACTGTTCCTTCTCTCAGTTTACAGGTGAGGGAGCAAGCAGAAAAAGGTTAAGATCCTCTGCCCAGGGCATTCGGCTACTCGGGGGCTAATGTGTGAAACGGGAACTCACAGTCTTGACTCTACACAACTCTGccaaccctcctcctcctcctcgccttCAGGTGAGGGGAGCTCCCTCCTGCACCTCACACCTCTGGCTACTAGGTCCCACCTACAGCTCAACAAGGACAGGATGCTCCGACTTAGCCGAGACCCCTGAGCCACTTACCTATGGTGTAACAATAGGGGGTCAACACTTTTGACGCAAAATACAATCTTGATCCTAAAAGATCAATCAGTCCAATCACCACAGACTTGTAAAGATGGAGATCCACAGGAgtctccagggagcagcatggagTAAGGAACGACGTCACGTGGTACTGAGGAAGGAGTTTGGGGCCCTAAattcatacatgcaaacacaagaAAGAGAAATCAAATGTAAGAGCAGAGAGTGAGCTCAAGGCTACTCAGATAAAAGACTGACACAAGATTACTTTATATACACGGTGTTTCTAGGACATGGGCACACCTATTTCTAAAAATGACAATACACGAGAAGGCTGCTACAGCTcacatctttaaataaataaaacacaaaagaatgctcAGTTTAAAAGCTTCTTTGGAATGCTTGGAGCTGCTTCAAGGTCATAATCATTCTCTAATAGGgtatctgtttgtgtgtttttcaagacagggtttctcagtgtacctcgggctgcctctgcctcctgagtgctgggatgaggcgtgtaccaccaccacttggctctcGACTAAAGTTTTCAACAGTGGTGTTCCAGGGTGCTcctcttttgctgtgataaacaccacgaccaaaagcagcTCTGGGGAAGAAACGGGTCATCTGAGCTTACACTTCCTGTCCCCAGGACATTACTGAGTGAAGTCAGCCAGGAACTGAATCAGAAAGCAccgaggaatgctgcttactggctcactcagTGGCTCATGCTCAGCCAGCTTTATTATACAGTCCACTACCTGCCTAGGGACGGAGCTACCGACAGTGGACCagcccttcccccatcaatcatcaagGGACTCTCCATCGGTATGGCAAATCGTATTGAagcaattcttcaactgaggctgcctcttcccaggtgactccaggctgtgtcaaACTGATAAGCACTACCCATGGTGAGTAGGAAGTGTGGGAAAGCGAAGTTTCGATCTCTAAAGGAAAGGGAATGTGATAAAACCAATGGCACCAGCGAACCAGCCATTCATCTGGAAAGCGAGTTAGCCTCTCTCTTACCGTCCATGGCAGAATACAAGTCCCGGTGGTAAAGATGGCCACAGTGGACATAGCATCCTGTTCACCCTGTTCAATGTGCTCAccacacacatacgtgcacacagGAGACTGTTGGTACATACCGTGGGTGGCCAAGTATGTACAGATTCCAACACAaacaacttaatttttaaaagtacagcaAACACACAAATACCTAAATTATAAGTATGTTAAAATAGGAAATGTCATTTTAGAAGTCAGTCAACTGTGTGGCATAACAGAAATGAGGTATTCTTAACAGATAAGAAACTCAAAAGTCACAAAGAAATATGTCTACAAAAAATTCAAAACCTTCTGCATAGCAAAATCatcaatattgttttaaaaaataataaaaattaaagacaaaaagaaaacacatacgATATTCCTGTTAACTTGTCTCACACTgaaagacaacttgtaggaaatACAAATGAACAATAAACATCTGAAAACATACTCAACACCATCACTGCTCCTTAGAACAAAATTTAAACATGGCACGTGGCAGCCCTCCTCAGGACCAACAGCACTGCTGCTGAGACCATGTCACAGTTGTGGCTGTCACCTTCATTTACTGTCCATAAAGAGGACATCTATCCTTGCTAGGGGGAAATGTCGGCCTTCATCCAAAACGTACTCAGGAACCCCGCTTTTGCGTTCAGTGGTTTTTAAAAGCATCTAGGATGATAAGCCACTGGAGAAGGTTTATTCGTGTTGTTGACAGAGACAAACTGAGAAAACTGGACTACTTTGAAAGTGGATGGCAAAGGCCACAAAAATCAAAAGCATGGCTTAAGCTCTGTATCCAGGACTCGGGAATGGCTGCAGGATGCTGGACAAAAAAACAAACTGTGattactccccatgggagacctcgacttgggggatgtggggatgtggggtggcttgggaaagagggctgggggtggaaggagggtggagggggatctgtggatagtatgtggagtgagtagaaaatttcttaataaaggaaaaatgaaagaaaaaaaaagaacaaaaaacaaactgtgCTTCCTCTGGTCCACCCCATCGCTTCAGATGGGAAACAAGCAGACGGGGCACACACTTGTTTACCTAGATCTGGGCAGAGAAACTGCAGCTCACGCTACTCTTTCAAGGgcgggagagggggagggaactTCCATCCCCACAGACATCAGAGCAGCCCAAGCAACTTCAAAGACCAGAGTGGTGATTTCTAGTCATAAATGTTATTCTTCAAATCAGTTGCTCTTAGCTGTGCGGAGTGTAGAGGGGCAGATGTGACAGCCAGGCCTGGGGACGCCATTTCTGTTTCTATACATGGTGTGTTTGTTATGAGGACGGTGCTGTGTGGGCATGGCTCAAGAAGACTCTCAGGAATGATCCTGTGTCTGTTCAGTCCAAAGACTGACACTCCATACAACAGCTACCTGGAGGGTGAGAGCCTGCCGGGAGTCTGGAGTGGTGAACCTCTCATGGTTGATGAGATCTACGGAACTATGTGGCAGGAAACCCATTGGCTGAGATAAGAATACGGAAAAGGGACATTTTCCAAAGACAAGGCCATACCCAGGACCATTCCAGCTCAAGTCAAAGGTCTGCTGTTTGAGACCAAAATCGAAGGAAACTAAAGATTCAGAGAGAACGAAAGACAAGCATCCCTGGGGGACATAAAGCCACACCACCCATGTCTGTATCTGACCTTATAGAATGCACACTCTAGGACCGAGGTCATGAAAAGCTGGGTCAGCTGAGCCAGGCTCACTCTGTCCAAATATGACTCTTTacctgaaaaaaataaactgagttTGAATTCTGGCATGCAAAATGAGGGCTTATGATCATAAAACAATTCATTCGCTCTAAGGAACGCACTTTTAAATGACACTAGAATTATGAGTCAATGTACACAGTACCCAAGTACATCCCAAGTTACAATGGTTAACTTTTTAACCACCTCACCTTGCAGCCGTTGAAGGAAAAAGGGGCTGAATATTTTTGACATAAAATTGACTGGATGGCACTCAATCAGCGAACATGAGTGAAGAAGCCTCAACAGCATTTTTGGTGGAAAACGGTGGAAATGAGCAAACAGCACACTTTCTAGCTTCCTAAATAGAACAGGGGCATTCGGTGGCAAATAATTTAGTTTCCCAAATGGTTCGATTAATTCGGAAATCTGACTAGGCGAAAATTTTTCTGACTGGAAGACAAAAGTCTCTGCAACTGCGTCGAGGATGGGCTTGGAAAGAATTCGCTTTCTACCGCAGTACTCCATCACGGTGCTGGTGACCTCAGGGTCCAAGGAGAGGCACAGGGCAGCTACGTGCTGCTCTAACGCCTCCGTGAAAAACCTGTCGCTGTGTCCGAAATACACGAACGCCTCCAAGACCTTCCTGAGCTCTTCATTCGTAAAACGAGGAATGTATCTCACGGCACACTTGCCCAATTTTATAACCAGTGGCAGGGCGTGGGTCTGGTCAAGAGCCACCAAGGCAGTGAGCACATGGCTGATGGATTTGGGACTCAGGTAGGAAACCACTGAGAGGGCAAAGCTGTTTACTGAGTTTAAAAAGGTCTGGTGTCTGTCCACCCTTTCAGGGCACGCCTGCAGAATTCTATAAATGGCCACAATATCCTCTGGGGCAAATGCCTCCAAAGTTTCACTTTGCAGTTGACAGATAACCAGTTCCAGTGTCTCACAGCCTGAACCTTGACATCTAACCAGAGTCTCCCCAAGAAGACAAAGATGGTGAGCTTCCAGGCCGCCTCTCTGGAGACGGCTCTGGCATTCTGCCCTGAGGCTCAGCATCAGGCTACTTTGAGGGTCCACAGGCACCAGAACCAGAGCCTGCAAAGCCGTCACCAGACCAGCATTGGTCAGATGTGAGGGGTCCCGCGCACACTGGAGGCATAAGGCTCGGAAGGTGCTGCTGTCTAGTACTCCTTGCGGCAGCCTTGGCTCACCATCTCTTTTCCCCACCTCACAGATCCTGTGCAAGGCTGCTGACGCCAAAGAGACAGGCAGAGTGTCCAGTGTACTTAGGAAACTCAGCACTTCCTCCGGGGAGAGGAAGCTGTTGAGTCTCCTCCTGTAAAGCGTCTCTTCATCCTCGTTTTTAAGACCTTGTTCCGGCAGGTTCCATTCCTGTACTTGAGAGAACCAGGGCTCAGCAGCTGGATGAAGGTCATTGCCGTTTTCTGAGTGGAAGTTTTTACAGTAGGAATGATGGAATCTGACCCTCAACAGTTCAGGTTGTAGGGAACAGAACCAAACACGGAGACGATCTTTGACTGCTTTTTGGACGTGACTGGCAGGGtgaattttcaaagcagccacagCTCCAGGTATCCAAAAATCAGACATATGACAAAAGTTTCTCCGCAGGGTGATCAACGCCATGCCATCAGATGCACAGCTCTTGACttagcataaaaacaaaatttaaaaaaaggtcaATTATATATTGAAAAAGATGATTTAACATCAACATTTACAAAACTAGGAATGAGTATACCATGACAACACTAAAAAACAAgaactaaaatatatattaaaaaaaagaaaagcaaggttTCTACAAGCCAGGAAATAGAGACGACCTGGGAagcccccaccccttctcctgGTCCTGACCTCCATATCTAATTGGCTGACACCCAACAATTTCTCCATAACTAGCCAGGCTCCCTGCAAAGACCTGCACACCCCTTCCTGGCAGTGCCACAAcgattgttttaaaaatgaactatGCCTTAAATCCTTGTGTCATATGTGTACTAAGGATCTGATTAATAATTTACATCTAGTAGCATGCCCTTCTCCGGGCCACGCAACGTACCCACACAAAGGTTTCCTCTTCAAGGCCCAAGTTCTATGGATAAAAGGGAGTATACCAACACACGCCTCCCTTAATATGTAAAGTTGGTTGCAGATTAAATAGTTCCAAAACCCCCACAACCACATACATCGTTCCATGCTGGGGCTTTCAGGCCCAAATGTCTCCTAACAGTCTGCAAGAGATCCTGTCTTTCTGTGTCATCCATGAACTCACTGACTTTGCTTCATTCTGGCTCATCCCgaaattcttttctgtggccCGTGGACACTTTAATGGAGCCCCTCTGGAGCTCTTGAGGATCGTCAGGTGCACTGTAGCATCCTAGAGCTGACTTCCTGTGGCCTCACTATCCTTCCTAATCATAACCACGGTCACTGCCCAGGCCCTGCTGTAAGTCCTATCTATGGACTGGCTTAACAGCAATTCAGTTGGTTTGAGCGACGCTTTCCCAGCCATGAAACTGCAAGACAAGGGAATCTGCCGTGCCCAGTTATGCTGCGAGCCAAAGAGCGAGCAGGAATTCAAATTCTACCTCTAAATCTGGAGGCTCGCGTGTTGGCGGAAGGAAAAGtcgataggtaggtaggtaggtaggtaggcaggtagatagatagatagatagatagataggcagatagatagatagatagatagatagatagatatgattgatagatgatagatatagatgatagatagatagatagatagatagatagatagatagatagatagatagatagatatagatttttttttttaagagaggggAGAAGCCGGCGGCAAAATTCAAACTCGGAGTACGAGCCGGGCAAAGCGTGGTGCTAAGAGGCGCTGAGGAGCCAGGGAGGGAGGCGGCGGCTGGGGCCGCGGCTCCTCCGCACAGGTTCAAGCAATCCCCGGAAAGCAGacggagcagaggcaggagccgCGCGGCCACACCGGAGCCCACGGAGCACGCAGGAGCGCGagtatcggggggggggggagactgcaGGCGGCGCCCGTGACCGGAGAGCCGGGGGAAACCTCGCCCCACGGCACCTACCGAGCGGCGGATCCGAGCGGCGCCCGGGCGGACGCGGAGCTCCCGAGCCTGGAGAACGCCCGCACACTTACCAGCGTCCCTCACCTGGAGGACATCCCGGCGCACGCGCGCGGCACTGGGGCCCCGCCCACATCCGGCGCTCAGCGATTGGCCCAGGCCCGCCGGCCGTTTCTATTGGCGGTGCGTCAGGAGCATGCGCGGTAGACGTCCGTGCGCGCGTGCGCGGTGTCCCCAGGCGGTACCCGGCTTAGGGTAGAAACGCCGTGTCGCGCGCAGGAGGTGGAGGCTCCGGGGGGTTCGCGGCCCCGGGGGTGGCGGGGGACCGACAGGGAGCTGGGGCTGGCGCCTGCGTGGTGGAGGTGACGTGTCTGGGTCTCCGGGGCCGCGGGGAGGGGGCTGACAGGGTGCTGTGGGGAGGAGGCTTCTTGGCCACCTTTTCCCCCTCCAAGTCCCGCACGTGTCGCGTTGCGAGTCACCCAGGGGTCCTGTCAACTCTGTATCCCAGCTGTCGTCTGGTCCTTAGCAGTGCTTCGTTGTGAACCTGCAAGTTTTCGTGTCCTGGTTCGCCCGCTGATAAGCCGCAAGAGCATCCAACTGTAGTGGCTTCACTCACCCAAAGTCAGTCAGTTTCCTGCACGTTGACAACTTTTCAGGGTTAGCCACTAGATAGAGCGGAGGTGCGTGGAACCCCATTTGACTCTTGGTTATCTCCGAGGTGGTGCGTGGCTTAGAAATACCGTCCCtgcagttgtttagcttgacctgtttaagggccccctggcagtgggatcgggatctatccctggtgcatgagctggcgtttttggagcccagtgcctatggtgggacaccttacacagccttggtgcagggggaggggcgtcgacctgcatcaactgaatgtaccaggctctgctgactccccatgggagtccttgccttgggggaggtgggaatagggggtgggctgggggggcaagaggagggaggagaggggcatctgtggttggtatgtaaaatgaacagaagatttcttaataataatcaaagaaatacCGTCCCTGTGTGCAAGTCCATGTACACTAATTACTGATTTAATGCAACGGTGGGGACTCTGAGGACTCTGAGGACGGTCAGTATTTTGAATAAGTTCcagcaggaaacaggaactcCCCAATTTTAGGGGAATGTTGTACACTTAGagtttttaaaagggaagaaacaaagacCTTTAAAGGTAAGTGACACTGTGCTTGAGCTTTGCTCGGGCCCTTCGCCTTGTCATCCCTAATCATGAAGTTTTACAAGCCTAATCCTGCATAGGAATGAGCAGAGTTGAGGGTCAGATCACCCTCCTACAAGTATGCACTTCTGAAAGGCACTTGCAAGATCTGAACGCAGCTGGAAATCGGGAGTGGATTTCTGAGCAATGGGGTTAAGAATCTCACTTCTGTATGCTTCCTGTCTTAATTCTCTCATACTTAAAATCAGTGCTAAGAAACAAGTTTAAAGATTGCTGTAAAATTAATACCTGTGGGTCACCTGCCTCATTAAACAGTATTCCCTTCTCCCGTTTGTGGTTTTTCAGTCTCACTGTTAGAGTTGCAGCCGATGACCTGAGGTGATGAgaagatttctgttgctgtatgCTACACAGCGAGGACAGGCGAAGGCCATAGCCGAGGAAATAAGCGAGCAGGCTGTGTCGCATGGGTTTTCTGCAGATCTTCACTGTATTAGCGAGTCGGAAAAGGTAAGGGCAGCTGTTCCTGTGGGTTTTCCTGCACCTTGTGCTATGAAATGGTCGCTTGTGAAATGAAGCTCTATATCCGTCCCTGtccacttttttttgttgttatgggGCTCAcccaagccagccttgaactcacactgtagcccaggcaaaACTGGAACTTGGGGTCATTCTGCCAACTCGTTGAGATTAAATGTAGAGGTGTATATTTgaattaggttaaaaaaaatcttagaaactGAAACACATACTACCTACCTGTAAATGGAAACAGTAATGTGTGCTTCATTTATCTCCAACTGTGAGAACAAATATGATGTTTTTGTATGGCTTTTTGCACAGTTATGTTTTTTCACCCTATAAACTCGGTACCCCTTCAGATTCCCTAAAAAGTCCTTGCCATTCATTGTAGAGTTCCTAAAAATGAAAGGCCACTGGGCTTCCTCCATGAACTGGAATTTAC contains these protein-coding regions:
- the Fastkd3 gene encoding FAST kinase domain-containing protein 3, mitochondrial isoform X2 gives rise to the protein MALITLRRNFCHMSDFWIPGAVAALKIHPASHVQKAVKDRLRVWFCSLQPELLRVRFHHSYCKNFHSENGNDLHPAAEPWFSQVQEWNLPEQGLKNEDEETLYRRRLNSFLSPEEVLSFLSTLDTLPVSLASAALHRICEVGKRDGEPRLPQGVLDSSTFRALCLQCARDPSHLTNAGLVTALQALVLVPVDPQSSLMLSLRAECQSRLQRGGLEAHHLCLLGETLVRCQGSGCETLELVICQLQSETLEAFAPEDIVAIYRILQACPERVDRHQTFLNSVNSFALSVVSYLSPKSISHVLTALVALDQTHALPLVIKLGKCAVRYIPRFTNEELRKVLEAFVYFGHSDRFFTEALEQHVAALCLSLDPEVTSTVMEYCGRKRILSKPILDAVAETFVFQSEKFSPSQISELIEPFGKLNYLPPNAPVLFRKLESVLFAHFHRFPPKMLLRLLHSCSLIECHPVNFMSKIFSPFFLQRLQGKESYLDRVSLAQLTQLFMTSVLECAFYKGPKLLPQYHVTSFLTPCCSLETPVDLHLYKSVVIGLIDLLGSRLYFASKVLTPYCYTIDVEIKLDEDGFVLPFTVDEDVHKRVALCIDGPQRFCSNSNRLLGREAIKQRHLRLLGYQVVQVPYHELELLTSRFELVEYLQRKLFSQNSPVHW
- the Fastkd3 gene encoding FAST kinase domain-containing protein 3, mitochondrial isoform X1; translated protein: MWAGPQCRARAPGCPPVKSCASDGMALITLRRNFCHMSDFWIPGAVAALKIHPASHVQKAVKDRLRVWFCSLQPELLRVRFHHSYCKNFHSENGNDLHPAAEPWFSQVQEWNLPEQGLKNEDEETLYRRRLNSFLSPEEVLSFLSTLDTLPVSLASAALHRICEVGKRDGEPRLPQGVLDSSTFRALCLQCARDPSHLTNAGLVTALQALVLVPVDPQSSLMLSLRAECQSRLQRGGLEAHHLCLLGETLVRCQGSGCETLELVICQLQSETLEAFAPEDIVAIYRILQACPERVDRHQTFLNSVNSFALSVVSYLSPKSISHVLTALVALDQTHALPLVIKLGKCAVRYIPRFTNEELRKVLEAFVYFGHSDRFFTEALEQHVAALCLSLDPEVTSTVMEYCGRKRILSKPILDAVAETFVFQSEKFSPSQISELIEPFGKLNYLPPNAPVLFRKLESVLFAHFHRFPPKMLLRLLHSCSLIECHPVNFMSKIFSPFFLQRLQGKESYLDRVSLAQLTQLFMTSVLECAFYKGPKLLPQYHVTSFLTPCCSLETPVDLHLYKSVVIGLIDLLGSRLYFASKVLTPYCYTIDVEIKLDEDGFVLPFTVDEDVHKRVALCIDGPQRFCSNSNRLLGREAIKQRHLRLLGYQVVQVPYHELELLTSRFELVEYLQRKLFSQNSPVHW